A stretch of the Deltaproteobacteria bacterium genome encodes the following:
- a CDS encoding tetratricopeptide repeat protein, with the protein MTQTEGHWLDEAAALLDARIGHRVLDRHRPELARTLRQIAAARGHEHPEQLLAHLRGASLDDPAMRDLLSRVTVNESYFFRDEATMATLRRRVLPRLIESRSSTRLLRVWSAGCSRGEELYSLAILLEKHLPDPASWTINLVGSDVDQNALDVARSGLFADWSLRTLTPVEKERHFQREGRKWRLQTRYRRGVTFVQQSVTTDAAPAPHEFDLLFFRNVSIYLSAARTREAFERLRAAMAPGAFLVLGPSDPPPPFPWPTEIAPGTLLSRRPEGHERPEQPAGPEQGLASVIPLPRRAPDIFSFLSDPRPAPAESLPPDLHRRRPADPSSPSSLADPRPASAEPPLPPDLYRRRPADPSPPSPTGLSDDRRSLDEVRRLADRGENEDALRGLTDHLRAFPLDAAAHLLGGILHFERCDLAGAEAYLRKAIYLEESCASAHLHLGMVLEQQGDLAGARQSLGNALVLAASEGSPRCSPELTLAEVARIAGSQLSRFAERGRPT; encoded by the coding sequence GTGACGCAGACCGAGGGCCACTGGCTCGACGAGGCCGCCGCCCTGCTCGACGCGCGGATCGGCCACCGGGTCCTCGACCGGCACCGCCCGGAGCTGGCCCGCACCCTCCGTCAGATCGCGGCCGCCCGGGGCCACGAGCACCCCGAGCAGCTCCTGGCCCATCTACGCGGCGCCTCCCTCGACGACCCCGCCATGCGGGACCTCCTCTCCCGGGTCACCGTCAACGAGTCCTACTTCTTCCGGGACGAGGCGACCATGGCGACCCTGCGCCGCCGGGTGCTGCCCCGCCTCATCGAGAGCCGCTCCTCCACGCGGCTCCTGCGGGTGTGGAGCGCCGGCTGCTCCCGGGGCGAGGAGCTCTACTCCCTGGCGATCCTCCTGGAGAAGCACCTCCCCGATCCTGCCTCCTGGACGATCAACCTGGTCGGCAGCGACGTCGACCAGAACGCCCTGGACGTGGCCCGCAGCGGCCTCTTCGCGGACTGGTCCCTGCGCACCCTCACCCCGGTGGAGAAGGAGCGCCACTTCCAGCGCGAGGGCAGGAAGTGGCGCCTGCAGACCCGCTACCGGCGGGGCGTCACCTTCGTCCAGCAGAGCGTCACCACCGACGCCGCGCCCGCCCCCCACGAGTTCGATCTCCTCTTCTTCCGCAACGTCTCGATCTACCTCTCGGCGGCCCGGACGCGAGAGGCCTTCGAGCGGCTGCGGGCCGCGATGGCGCCCGGCGCCTTCCTCGTGCTGGGTCCCTCGGACCCGCCCCCCCCCTTCCCCTGGCCCACCGAGATCGCGCCGGGGACCCTCCTCTCCCGCCGCCCCGAGGGCCACGAGCGCCCCGAGCAGCCCGCGGGGCCGGAGCAGGGCCTGGCGAGCGTGATCCCCCTGCCTCGCAGGGCCCCCGACATCTTCTCCTTCCTTTCGGATCCGCGGCCGGCGCCGGCCGAATCCCTCCCCCCCGACCTCCACCGGCGTCGGCCCGCGGATCCCTCTTCTCCTTCCTCCCTTGCGGATCCGCGGCCGGCGTCGGCTGAACCCCCCCTCCCCCCCGACCTCTACCGACGTCGGCCTGCGGATCCCTCTCCTCCCTCCCCGACGGGCCTCTCCGACGACCGCCGCTCCCTCGACGAGGTGCGCCGGCTGGCCGACCGGGGTGAGAACGAGGACGCCCTGCGCGGCCTCACCGATCACCTGCGCGCCTTCCCCCTCGATGCGGCGGCGCACCTCCTCGGCGGGATCCTCCACTTCGAGCGCTGCGACCTCGCTGGCGCCGAGGCCTACCTGCGCAAGGCCATCTACCTGGAGGAGAGCTGCGCGTCGGCCCACCTGCACCTGGGGATGGTGCTCGAGCAGCAGGGCGACCTCGCCGGCGCCCGGCAGTCCCTGGGCAACGCGCTGGTGCTCGCCGCGAGCGAGGGCTCCCCGCGCTGCTCGCCCGAGCTCACCCTGGCCGAGGTGGCCCGGATCGCCGGCTCCCAGCTGAGCCGCTTCGCCGAGCGGGGCCGGCCGACGTGA
- a CDS encoding chemotaxis protein CheW translates to MTTSTQAQDGDLLRRLSELQRELAKLRRQVQPERTRASLPAGRFPALTLNIGEELYAVPLEIVREVIRAVWITPVPEVPEALLGAINLRGKIVPVIDARRRVGLPASAVELDTPIAILAPPSGAVGVVVDRVLDLISLDGARLEIATGPLADAQCVAGMVPGPDDEIIQLLDVHRLLEPAYGVELPETLPTRPLEAREVDA, encoded by the coding sequence ATGACGACCTCGACCCAGGCCCAGGACGGCGATCTCCTCCGCCGCCTCTCCGAGCTCCAGCGGGAGCTCGCGAAGCTGCGCCGCCAGGTCCAGCCCGAGCGGACCCGGGCCTCGCTGCCGGCGGGCCGCTTCCCGGCGCTCACCCTCAACATCGGCGAGGAGCTCTACGCCGTCCCCCTCGAGATCGTGCGGGAGGTCATCCGGGCGGTCTGGATCACGCCCGTGCCCGAGGTCCCCGAGGCCCTCCTCGGCGCCATCAACCTGCGCGGGAAGATCGTGCCGGTGATCGATGCCCGGCGGCGCGTCGGGCTCCCGGCCTCGGCGGTCGAGCTGGACACGCCCATCGCCATCCTCGCCCCCCCCTCCGGGGCGGTCGGGGTGGTGGTCGATCGGGTGCTCGACCTCATCTCCCTCGACGGCGCCCGCCTCGAGATCGCCACCGGCCCCCTGGCCGACGCCCAGTGCGTGGCGGGGATGGTGCCGGGGCCGGACGACGAGATCATCCAGCTCCTCGACGTCCACCGCCTCCTCGAGCCCGCCTACGGGGTCGAGCTCCCCGAGACCCTCCCCACCCGCCCCCTCGAGGCCCGGGAGGTCGACGCGTGA
- a CDS encoding response regulator: MKHPDESGTDSRPSPGATGKIRKVLLVDDSPTVRCAAVEALEEIGLEVIESDNPIGIPYLLWKESPQLLILDVNMPAMTGDRVATMLRKENTENITILLYSSIEQDDLAKLAKECGANGHVRKTADPSNLVQAVRKYL; encoded by the coding sequence ATGAAGCACCCCGACGAGTCCGGAACCGATTCGCGCCCCTCCCCCGGCGCCACCGGAAAGATCCGCAAGGTCCTCCTGGTGGACGACAGCCCCACCGTGCGCTGCGCGGCCGTGGAGGCCCTCGAGGAGATCGGGCTCGAGGTGATCGAGTCCGACAACCCGATCGGCATCCCCTACCTCCTCTGGAAGGAGTCGCCCCAGCTGCTGATCCTCGACGTGAACATGCCGGCCATGACCGGGGACCGGGTGGCCACCATGCTGCGCAAGGAGAACACCGAGAACATCACGATCCTCCTCTACTCCTCCATCGAGCAGGACGACCTCGCCAAGCTGGCGAAGGAGTGCGGCGCGAACGGCCACGTCCGCAAGACCGCCGACCCCTCGAACCTCGTGCAGGCCGTCCGCAAGTACCTCTAG
- a CDS encoding RecQ family ATP-dependent DNA helicase, protein MDVRAKLRETFGFEAFRPGQEAIVEAVLEGRDLLAVMPTGAGKSLCYQLPATLLPGLTLVVSPLIALMKDQVDALREHGIAAALINSSQSAGEQRETLERVRAGEVKLLYVAPERFGAAGFLERIQGVPLSLMAIDEAHCISQWGHQFRPDYTRLGEVRELLAPERLAGFTATATQEVRDDIARELRLRDPMIEVHGFDRPELFFGAEQLAGKKLKAARVLHHLGALREQHGEDASAIVYCGTRKDTEALTELLRGKGVPAIAYHAGLGDEERAQAQDAFMSGETPVVVATNAFGMGVDKADIRLVLHHDLPGSVEAYYQEAGRAGRDGEPAKAILLWGLGDLRLRRFFIEKGTPSPADLDRVWERLSTGGRPGQVRAGTTRELAERAGVEAGVVPVILRLLEKAGHLRPEEAEEDEEGRLRLRLLDTAPRSGLRVDREGLLLFRQLEEARLERMVTYAGRALCRRRALLDYFGDRDGPAPGELCGSCDACEAALARGGATLELSEASYERVRAALALVDSTDFPFGRRKLAAALAGEDAPGLERTSLVRHPAAGSFACLGGGALAAAEQVLDRCVGAALLSVHHDPYPVITITARGRAVLAGAAEVPGEIAALADEDQVTAALDEARARERAARAAAPRRRKKKGAPSPESFGPVDEALFERLRELRSRLASEQGVPPYVIFHDKHLAAIAALQPRSEEALLGVPGMGPKKLEKYGAALLELLRDG, encoded by the coding sequence ATGGACGTGCGCGCCAAGCTCCGGGAGACCTTCGGCTTCGAGGCCTTCCGGCCGGGCCAGGAGGCCATCGTCGAGGCCGTCCTCGAGGGCCGCGACCTGCTGGCGGTGATGCCCACCGGCGCGGGCAAGAGCCTCTGCTACCAGCTCCCCGCCACCCTCCTGCCGGGCCTCACCCTGGTGGTCAGCCCGCTCATCGCCCTCATGAAGGATCAGGTCGACGCCCTGCGCGAGCACGGCATCGCGGCGGCCCTGATCAACTCCAGCCAGAGCGCCGGCGAGCAGCGCGAGACCCTCGAGCGGGTCCGGGCCGGGGAGGTGAAGCTCCTCTACGTCGCGCCCGAGCGCTTCGGGGCGGCGGGCTTCCTCGAGAGGATCCAGGGGGTGCCCCTCTCCCTGATGGCCATCGACGAGGCCCACTGCATCTCCCAGTGGGGGCACCAGTTCCGGCCCGACTACACCCGCCTCGGTGAGGTGCGCGAGCTCCTCGCGCCCGAGCGCCTGGCCGGCTTCACCGCCACCGCCACCCAGGAGGTGCGCGACGACATCGCCCGGGAGCTGCGCCTGCGCGATCCGATGATCGAGGTCCACGGCTTCGATCGCCCCGAGCTCTTCTTCGGAGCCGAGCAGCTCGCCGGCAAGAAGCTGAAGGCCGCCCGCGTGCTGCACCACCTCGGGGCCCTGCGCGAGCAGCACGGGGAGGACGCCAGCGCCATCGTCTACTGCGGCACCCGCAAGGACACCGAGGCCCTCACCGAGCTCCTGCGGGGCAAGGGCGTCCCGGCGATCGCCTACCACGCCGGCCTCGGCGACGAGGAGCGCGCGCAGGCTCAGGACGCCTTCATGTCGGGGGAGACGCCGGTGGTGGTCGCCACCAACGCCTTCGGGATGGGCGTCGACAAGGCCGACATCCGCCTGGTGCTCCACCACGACCTGCCCGGCAGCGTCGAGGCCTACTATCAGGAGGCCGGCCGCGCCGGCCGCGACGGCGAGCCCGCGAAGGCGATCCTCCTCTGGGGGCTGGGCGACCTGCGCCTGCGCCGCTTCTTCATCGAGAAGGGGACGCCGAGCCCCGCCGATCTCGACCGGGTCTGGGAGCGCCTCTCCACCGGGGGGCGGCCGGGGCAGGTCCGCGCCGGCACCACCCGGGAGCTCGCCGAGCGCGCGGGGGTCGAGGCCGGGGTCGTCCCGGTGATCCTGCGCCTCCTCGAGAAGGCCGGGCACCTGCGCCCCGAGGAGGCCGAGGAGGACGAGGAGGGCCGCCTGCGCCTGCGCCTCCTCGACACCGCCCCCCGCTCGGGGCTGCGGGTCGATCGCGAGGGGCTCCTGCTCTTCCGCCAGCTGGAGGAGGCCCGCCTCGAGCGGATGGTCACCTACGCCGGCCGGGCCCTCTGCCGGCGCCGCGCCCTCCTCGACTACTTCGGGGATCGCGACGGCCCGGCCCCGGGCGAGCTCTGCGGGAGCTGCGATGCCTGCGAGGCGGCCCTCGCCCGGGGAGGGGCGACGCTCGAGCTCTCCGAGGCCTCCTACGAGAGGGTCCGGGCGGCCCTCGCGCTCGTCGACTCCACCGACTTCCCCTTCGGCCGCCGCAAGCTCGCCGCCGCCCTGGCGGGCGAGGATGCCCCGGGCCTCGAGCGCACCTCGCTGGTCCGTCACCCCGCCGCCGGCAGCTTCGCCTGCCTGGGAGGCGGCGCCCTCGCCGCCGCCGAGCAGGTCCTCGACCGCTGCGTGGGGGCGGCGCTCCTCTCGGTGCACCACGATCCCTACCCGGTGATCACGATCACCGCCCGGGGCCGGGCCGTCCTCGCCGGCGCCGCCGAGGTCCCCGGCGAGATCGCCGCGCTGGCCGACGAGGATCAGGTCACCGCCGCCCTCGACGAGGCGCGGGCCCGCGAGCGGGCCGCGAGGGCCGCGGCGCCCCGGCGGCGCAAGAAGAAGGGGGCGCCGTCCCCCGAGAGCTTCGGCCCGGTGGACGAGGCCCTCTTCGAGCGCCTGCGCGAGCTGCGCAGCCGGCTGGCGAGCGAGCAGGGCGTGCCGCCCTACGTGATCTTCCACGACAAGCACCTCGCCGCGATCGCCGCCCTGCAGCCGAGGAGCGAGGAGGCCCTGCTCGGCGTGCCCGGCATGGGCCCGAAGAAGCTCGAGAAGTACGGCGCCGCCCTCCTCGAGCTCCTCCGGGACGGCTAG
- the trxA gene encoding thioredoxin gives MTVINLTKENFEETIQNNDIVFVDFWAPWCGPCRAFAPTYEAEAAKHPGAVFAKVNTDEEQELAAAFQIRSIPTLMAFREQIGVFAQPGALPASALSDVVGQVESLDMEDVRKKVAEHQAKHAN, from the coding sequence ATGACCGTCATCAACCTGACCAAGGAAAACTTCGAAGAGACCATCCAGAACAACGACATCGTCTTCGTCGACTTCTGGGCCCCCTGGTGTGGTCCCTGCCGCGCCTTCGCGCCGACCTACGAGGCCGAGGCGGCCAAGCACCCCGGCGCGGTCTTCGCCAAGGTGAACACCGACGAGGAGCAGGAGCTCGCCGCCGCCTTCCAGATCCGCTCGATCCCGACCCTCATGGCCTTCCGCGAGCAGATCGGCGTCTTCGCCCAGCCGGGCGCCCTGCCGGCCTCGGCCCTCTCCGACGTCGTCGGCCAGGTCGAGTCCCTCGACATGGAGGACGTCCGCAAGAAGGTCGCCGAGCACCAGGCGAAGCACGCCAACTAG
- a CDS encoding VOC family protein has product MRRTLRRLTGLLLPLLAACATSGGARPTMSASPTLVVLYVADQASARDFYVEVLGVAPNLDVPGMTELTLPGGALLGLMPEAGIKRLLGEALPDPAAGSGVPRAELYLRVEEPAAFHARALAAGARELSALAPRPWGDEAAYSLDPDGHVLAFARTLPAP; this is encoded by the coding sequence TTGAGGCGGACCCTGCGCCGGCTGACCGGCCTCCTCCTGCCCCTGCTCGCGGCCTGCGCGACGAGCGGGGGCGCCCGCCCCACCATGAGCGCCTCCCCCACCCTCGTCGTCCTCTACGTGGCCGACCAGGCGAGCGCGCGGGACTTCTACGTCGAGGTCCTGGGCGTCGCGCCGAACCTCGACGTCCCGGGGATGACCGAGCTCACCCTGCCGGGCGGCGCCCTCCTCGGGCTGATGCCGGAGGCCGGGATCAAGCGCCTGCTCGGCGAGGCCCTCCCGGACCCCGCCGCGGGCTCGGGGGTGCCGCGGGCCGAGCTCTACCTGCGGGTGGAGGAGCCGGCGGCCTTCCACGCCCGGGCCCTCGCGGCGGGCGCGCGGGAGCTCTCGGCGCTCGCGCCCCGGCCCTGGGGGGACGAGGCGGCCTACAGCCTCGATCCCGACGGCCACGTCCTGGCCTTCGCCCGGACGCTCCCGGCGCCTTAA
- a CDS encoding peptidylprolyl isomerase, producing MTLKNLPPELPSVAGPMHAVLHTTQGQIKVKLFADEAPVTVGNFVGLAEGTIPWVDPISNQEKRGVPFYDGIKFHRVIPDFMIQCGDPKTRADRSDWGTGGPGYRFDDEFAPGLNHSRPGMLSMANAGPGTNGSQFFVTEVPTPFLDNKHAVFGEIVAGLEIVKQIARVPRNSRDCPNTPVVLERVEIVRG from the coding sequence ATGACACTGAAGAACCTTCCCCCGGAGCTCCCCTCGGTCGCCGGCCCGATGCACGCGGTGCTGCACACGACCCAGGGACAGATCAAGGTCAAGCTCTTCGCCGACGAGGCGCCCGTCACGGTGGGCAACTTCGTGGGTCTGGCCGAGGGCACCATCCCCTGGGTCGACCCCATCTCCAACCAGGAGAAGCGGGGCGTGCCCTTCTACGACGGGATCAAGTTCCATCGGGTGATCCCCGACTTCATGATCCAGTGCGGCGACCCCAAGACCCGCGCCGATCGCTCCGACTGGGGCACCGGCGGTCCGGGCTACCGCTTCGACGACGAGTTCGCGCCGGGGCTGAACCACAGCAGGCCGGGCATGCTCTCGATGGCCAACGCCGGCCCGGGCACCAACGGCTCGCAGTTCTTCGTGACCGAGGTCCCGACCCCCTTCCTCGACAACAAGCACGCGGTCTTCGGTGAGATCGTGGCGGGCCTCGAGATCGTCAAGCAGATCGCCCGGGTGCCCCGGAACTCCCGCGACTGCCCGAACACCCCGGTGGTGCTCGAGCGGGTCGAGATCGTCCGCGGTTGA
- a CDS encoding DUF1295 domain-containing protein — MSAETILQAGALSILALGLAAVIALTFLSAPYGRHARAGWGPSIGARRGWHLMEAPAFFGFVGVALYHLVGPGLRAPVDPASWILFALWILHYGDRDLLYPRRLRDPYRPMPLAVVGMGFSFNLLNGPPNGLAVGLERHPVAWLLDPRFLGGVLLFLAGFGLNRASDARLLRLREANPGGYAIPRGGLFTWVSCPNYLAEIVQWIGWALATGSLIGAAFAIFTACNLAPRALQHHRWYRENFPDYPPGRRALLPFVL, encoded by the coding sequence GTGAGCGCGGAGACGATCCTGCAGGCGGGGGCCCTCTCGATCCTGGCCCTGGGGCTGGCGGCGGTGATCGCCCTGACCTTCCTCTCGGCGCCCTACGGCCGCCACGCCCGGGCGGGGTGGGGGCCCTCGATCGGCGCCCGGCGCGGCTGGCACCTGATGGAGGCCCCGGCCTTCTTCGGCTTCGTCGGGGTGGCCCTCTACCACCTGGTCGGTCCGGGCCTGCGCGCCCCGGTCGATCCGGCGAGCTGGATCCTCTTCGCCCTCTGGATCCTCCACTACGGCGACCGGGATCTCCTCTATCCCCGCCGGCTGCGGGACCCCTACCGGCCGATGCCGCTGGCGGTCGTCGGGATGGGCTTCTCCTTCAACCTCCTCAACGGCCCCCCCAACGGGCTGGCCGTCGGCCTGGAGCGACACCCGGTCGCGTGGCTGCTCGACCCTCGCTTCCTCGGGGGCGTCCTCCTCTTCCTCGCCGGCTTCGGGCTCAACCGCGCCTCCGATGCCCGGCTCCTGCGCCTGCGCGAGGCGAACCCCGGCGGCTACGCCATCCCCCGGGGCGGCCTCTTCACCTGGGTCTCCTGCCCCAACTACCTCGCCGAGATCGTGCAGTGGATCGGCTGGGCGCTCGCCACCGGCTCCCTGATCGGGGCGGCCTTCGCGATCTTCACCGCCTGCAACCTCGCCCCCCGCGCCCTGCAGCACCACCGCTGGTACCGGGAGAACTTCCCCGACTACCCGCCCGGGCGAAGAGCCCTCCTCCCCTTCGTCCTCTGA
- the metH gene encoding methionine synthase — protein sequence MKRNDTLLRTALTERILLIDGAMGTALQDYKLDETAYRGDRFAGHPQDLTGNHDLLCLTQPAIVQAVHEAYLEAGADIVETNTFTATRIPQADYGTEAVCAELNREAARIARRAVDTWSAKTPGRPRFVAGSVGPLNVTLSLSPKVEDPGYRAVSYGQVREAYAEQIEALLEGGVDLLLVETIFDTLNAKACLHAIEEVFEARGERVPVLLSVTITDQSGRTLSGQTLEAFWISVAHARPFAVGLNCALGAAALAPHVEELSRLAPSTYTFVYPNAGLPNAFGEYDEQPAETAALLAGFARQGWVNLVGGCCGTTAEHIRAIGEAVNGLEPRRLSSPGDRGLKLAGLEPLSIRPDSNFQMIGERTNVTGSRRFARLIKDREYDKALQVAARQVEAGANLIDINMDEGMLDAEAEMRRFLSLLSAEPEISRVPIVIDSSRFSVIEAGLEHIQGKAVVNSISLKEGEEDFIDKARRIRRFGAAIIVMAFDERGQAETTERKVEICERAYRLLIEEVGMPPSEIIFDPNVLAVATGIAEHDAFAVSFIEAVRLIKERCPGAHVSGGISNLSFAFRGNDLVREAMHAVFLFHAIEAGLDMGIVNAGQLAVVDEIEPTLREHVEDVLFQRRPDATDRLVELAGQVRGEAKTRKEDLSWREAPAEKRMELALVRGLDEYIVEDAEELRLKLGDPLAVIEGPLMDGMKVVGDLFGSGKMFLPQVVKSARVMKRAVAHLETFMDDENGDQPRRSGKRGAPKILLATVKGDVHDIGKNIVGVVLGCNGYEVLDLGVMVPADKILDTAEAEGVDLIGLSGLITPSLDEMSRVAAQMQRRGLTLPLLVGGATTSNPHTAVKIAPEYEGPTVHVLDASRVVDVVAHLVDPGRRPAFTEEVSRQQARLRGLHAGRDGAGLVSYAEARERSQKLEWSEQLVPAPAVEGVRTLEKWSLRDIARYIDWQYFFVSWGIKGRFPELLDDPQKGPAAKELFAAAKQMLEKLVREQRIRARARYAFLPAASVGDDVVLYTDESRKQERMRLSFLRQQRPGPQGCCLSLADYVAPVGSGLADHLGAFVVTAGLGVSDLVTAYEAAGDDYDAIMVKVLADRLAEAFAELLHERVRHEWYARGEELPTSELIAEHYRGIRPAIGYPACPDHSEKQKLFELLAPEEIGVELTENGAMSPAASVCGLYFQHPEARYFNVGLVGEDQVQDYSARKGRSIQETERWLASNLGYEPRSPLKATAG from the coding sequence ATGAAGCGCAACGACACCCTCCTGCGGACCGCCCTCACCGAGCGAATCCTCCTGATCGACGGGGCCATGGGTACGGCCCTGCAGGACTACAAGCTCGACGAGACCGCCTACCGGGGGGACCGCTTCGCCGGCCACCCCCAGGACCTCACCGGCAATCACGACCTGCTCTGCCTCACCCAGCCGGCGATCGTGCAGGCGGTCCACGAGGCCTACCTCGAGGCCGGCGCGGACATCGTCGAGACCAACACCTTCACCGCGACGCGGATCCCGCAGGCCGACTACGGCACCGAGGCCGTCTGCGCCGAGCTCAACCGGGAGGCCGCCCGGATCGCGCGCCGGGCGGTCGACACCTGGAGCGCGAAGACCCCGGGCCGCCCCCGCTTCGTGGCCGGCTCGGTGGGGCCCCTGAACGTCACCCTCTCCCTCTCCCCGAAGGTCGAGGATCCAGGCTACCGGGCCGTGAGCTACGGACAGGTGCGCGAGGCCTACGCCGAGCAGATCGAGGCCCTCCTCGAGGGCGGCGTCGACCTGCTCCTGGTCGAGACCATCTTCGACACCCTCAACGCGAAGGCCTGCCTCCATGCGATCGAGGAGGTCTTCGAGGCCCGCGGCGAGCGGGTGCCGGTGCTCCTCTCGGTGACGATCACCGACCAGAGCGGCCGCACCCTCTCCGGCCAGACCCTCGAGGCCTTCTGGATCTCGGTGGCGCACGCCCGCCCCTTCGCGGTCGGCCTCAACTGCGCCCTGGGGGCCGCGGCGCTGGCGCCCCACGTCGAAGAGCTCTCCCGGCTGGCGCCCAGTACCTACACCTTCGTCTACCCCAACGCCGGCCTGCCCAATGCCTTCGGCGAGTACGACGAGCAGCCCGCCGAGACCGCGGCGCTGCTGGCGGGCTTCGCCCGGCAGGGCTGGGTGAACCTCGTGGGCGGCTGCTGCGGGACGACCGCCGAGCACATCCGGGCCATCGGGGAGGCGGTCAACGGCCTCGAGCCGCGCCGCCTCTCCTCCCCCGGGGACAGGGGCCTGAAGCTGGCCGGCCTCGAGCCGCTCTCGATCCGCCCCGACTCCAACTTCCAGATGATCGGCGAGCGCACCAACGTGACCGGCTCCCGGCGCTTCGCCCGCCTCATCAAGGACCGGGAGTACGACAAGGCGCTGCAGGTCGCCGCCCGGCAGGTCGAGGCCGGCGCCAACCTCATCGACATCAACATGGACGAGGGGATGCTCGACGCCGAGGCCGAGATGCGGCGCTTCCTCTCCCTGCTCTCGGCCGAGCCCGAGATCTCCCGGGTGCCGATCGTCATCGACAGCTCGCGCTTCTCGGTCATCGAGGCGGGCCTCGAGCACATCCAGGGCAAGGCGGTGGTGAACTCCATCTCCCTCAAGGAGGGGGAGGAGGACTTCATCGACAAGGCCCGCCGGATCCGCCGCTTCGGCGCCGCCATCATCGTGATGGCCTTCGACGAGCGCGGCCAGGCCGAGACCACGGAGCGCAAGGTCGAGATCTGCGAGCGGGCCTACCGGCTGCTCATCGAGGAGGTCGGGATGCCTCCCTCGGAGATCATCTTCGACCCCAACGTCCTCGCCGTGGCCACGGGCATCGCCGAGCACGACGCCTTCGCGGTGAGCTTCATCGAGGCGGTGCGCCTCATCAAGGAGCGCTGCCCCGGCGCCCACGTCAGCGGCGGCATCTCCAACCTCAGCTTCGCCTTCCGCGGAAACGACCTCGTCCGCGAGGCGATGCACGCCGTCTTCCTCTTCCACGCCATCGAGGCGGGCCTCGACATGGGCATCGTCAACGCCGGTCAGCTGGCGGTGGTCGACGAGATCGAGCCCACCCTGCGGGAGCACGTGGAGGACGTCCTCTTCCAGCGGCGCCCGGACGCCACCGACCGCCTGGTGGAGCTCGCCGGGCAGGTGCGGGGCGAGGCGAAGACCCGCAAGGAGGACCTCTCCTGGCGGGAGGCCCCGGCCGAGAAGCGGATGGAGCTCGCCCTGGTGCGGGGCCTCGACGAGTACATCGTCGAGGACGCCGAGGAGCTACGGCTGAAGCTCGGCGATCCCCTCGCGGTGATCGAGGGGCCGCTGATGGACGGCATGAAGGTCGTCGGCGACCTCTTCGGCAGCGGGAAGATGTTCCTGCCCCAGGTGGTGAAGAGCGCCCGGGTGATGAAGCGGGCCGTGGCCCACCTCGAGACCTTCATGGACGACGAGAACGGCGATCAGCCGCGGCGCAGCGGCAAGCGCGGCGCGCCGAAGATCCTGCTCGCCACGGTGAAGGGGGACGTCCACGACATCGGCAAGAACATCGTGGGGGTGGTCCTGGGCTGCAACGGCTACGAGGTCCTGGACCTGGGCGTGATGGTGCCCGCCGACAAGATCCTCGACACCGCCGAGGCCGAGGGGGTCGATCTGATCGGCCTCTCGGGGCTGATCACGCCCTCCCTGGACGAGATGTCCCGGGTCGCGGCCCAGATGCAGCGCCGGGGGCTCACCCTGCCCCTGCTGGTGGGGGGCGCGACCACCAGCAACCCGCACACCGCCGTGAAGATCGCCCCGGAGTACGAGGGACCGACGGTCCACGTCCTCGACGCCTCGCGGGTCGTCGACGTGGTCGCCCACCTCGTCGATCCCGGCCGCCGCCCGGCCTTCACCGAGGAGGTCTCGCGGCAGCAGGCGCGGCTGCGCGGCCTGCACGCCGGCAGGGATGGCGCGGGGCTGGTCTCCTACGCCGAGGCGAGGGAGCGCTCGCAGAAGCTCGAGTGGAGTGAGCAGCTCGTGCCCGCCCCGGCGGTCGAGGGCGTCCGCACCCTCGAGAAGTGGTCCCTGCGGGACATCGCCCGCTACATCGACTGGCAGTACTTCTTCGTCTCCTGGGGGATCAAGGGGCGCTTCCCCGAGCTCCTCGACGACCCGCAGAAGGGGCCCGCGGCGAAGGAGCTCTTCGCGGCCGCGAAGCAGATGCTCGAGAAGCTGGTCCGCGAGCAGCGCATCCGGGCGCGGGCGCGCTACGCCTTCCTGCCGGCCGCCTCGGTGGGCGACGACGTCGTGCTCTACACCGACGAGAGCCGCAAGCAGGAGCGGATGCGCCTCTCCTTCCTCCGGCAGCAGCGGCCCGGCCCCCAGGGCTGCTGCCTCTCCCTGGCCGACTACGTCGCGCCGGTCGGATCGGGCCTGGCCGATCACCTCGGCGCCTTCGTCGTCACCGCCGGGCTGGGCGTCAGCGATCTGGTCACCGCCTACGAGGCCGCCGGCGACGACTACGACGCGATCATGGTGAAGGTCCTGGCCGATCGCCTGGCCGAGGCCTTCGCCGAGCTGCTCCACGAGCGGGTCCGCCACGAGTGGTACGCCCGCGGGGAGGAGCTGCCCACCAGCGAGCTGATCGCCGAGCACTACCGCGGCATCCGCCCGGCCATCGGCTACCCCGCCTGCCCCGATCACTCGGAGAAGCAGAAGCTCTTCGAGCTCCTCGCCCCCGAGGAGATCGGCGTCGAGCTCACCGAGAACGGTGCGATGAGCCCCGCCGCCAGCGTCTGCGGCCTCTACTTCCAGCACCCCGAGGCCCGCTACTTCAACGTCGGGCTGGTGGGTGAGGATCAGGTCCAGGACTACTCGGCGCGCAAGGGCCGCTCGATCCAGGAGACCGAGCGGTGGCTGGCGAGTAATCTCGGGTATGAGCCTCGGTCGCCCTTGAAGGCGACGGCGGGCTGA